The following are encoded in a window of Armatimonadota bacterium genomic DNA:
- a CDS encoding ROK family protein — MPRIEAPLDAEFRPAVLANAAFRKLAEIGEPCVIGLERNDGARDRFETVVQAPNNPLAQLNLPYIERIVKFLLWQRGGWRITIGGPKEIGEYIKQCYSRGGARDFDAEIVGETMFERQMEVVCCSPDEVPEAVTASKPIGRHLDGCRIGFDLGASDRKVSAVIDGETVFTEEVVWDPRGNSDPDYHYREIKSAIDAAAKHMPRIDAIGGSSAGVIINNRVMVASLFRGVPKEEFHRVRDIFLRIGTEYGVPIEVANDGDVTALAGAMSLNEGGILGIAMGSSEAAGYVDGEGNITGWLNELAFAPIDYAPTAPADEWSGDIGCGVQYLTQQTVFRLAPKVGIDLSGTEVLAEKLKTAQQKHEDGNDGARQIWETIGTYCGYAVAHYADFYEINQMLLLGRVTSGKGGQVIIEQVRKVLETDFSELAKSIEVNLPDEKTRRVGQAVAAASLPKR; from the coding sequence ATGCCTCGCATCGAGGCTCCTCTCGACGCGGAGTTCCGCCCGGCAGTGCTCGCGAACGCAGCATTTCGAAAGCTTGCAGAGATCGGTGAGCCGTGCGTCATCGGCCTGGAGCGCAACGACGGTGCGAGGGACCGATTCGAGACGGTCGTCCAGGCACCGAACAACCCGCTCGCCCAGCTGAACCTCCCGTACATCGAGCGAATCGTCAAGTTTCTCCTCTGGCAGAGGGGCGGGTGGAGGATCACGATCGGCGGGCCGAAGGAGATCGGCGAGTACATCAAACAGTGCTACTCCCGCGGCGGAGCGCGCGACTTCGACGCCGAAATCGTTGGCGAAACGATGTTCGAGAGGCAGATGGAGGTCGTCTGCTGTTCGCCGGACGAGGTGCCCGAAGCGGTCACCGCCTCGAAACCCATCGGTCGTCACCTTGACGGGTGCCGGATCGGCTTCGACCTCGGCGCGAGCGACCGCAAGGTATCGGCTGTGATCGACGGCGAGACGGTCTTCACCGAGGAGGTCGTGTGGGATCCGCGCGGCAACTCCGACCCCGACTACCACTACCGCGAGATCAAATCAGCCATCGACGCAGCCGCCAAGCACATGCCGCGCATAGATGCGATCGGTGGTAGCTCGGCGGGGGTCATCATCAACAACCGCGTGATGGTCGCGTCGCTGTTCCGAGGCGTGCCGAAAGAGGAGTTCCACCGTGTGCGCGACATTTTCCTGCGAATAGGCACCGAGTATGGCGTACCGATCGAGGTCGCCAACGACGGCGACGTCACGGCTCTAGCGGGGGCGATGTCGCTGAATGAGGGCGGCATCCTCGGTATCGCGATGGGGTCGAGCGAGGCCGCCGGATACGTCGACGGCGAGGGGAACATCACCGGCTGGCTGAATGAGCTGGCGTTCGCCCCGATCGACTACGCGCCGACGGCACCCGCTGACGAGTGGTCGGGCGACATCGGTTGCGGCGTGCAGTACCTGACCCAACAGACGGTGTTCCGCCTCGCACCGAAGGTCGGCATCGACCTGTCAGGCACGGAGGTGTTGGCAGAAAAACTCAAGACGGCCCAGCAAAAACACGAGGATGGAAACGACGGCGCGAGGCAGATCTGGGAGACGATCGGCACCTACTGCGGCTACGCGGTGGCACACTACGCCGACTTCTACGAGATCAATCAGATGCTCTTGCTGGGGCGTGTGACGAGCGGGAAGGGCGGCCAGGTCATCATCGAGCAGGTTCGAAAAGTGCTCGAAACGGATTTTTCCGAGCTGGCCAAGAGCATCGAAGTGAACCTGCCCGACGAGAAGACTCGCAGGGTCGGTCAAGCCGTCGCCGCCGCAAGCCTGCCAAAACGATAG
- a CDS encoding MoxR family ATPase: MVAEIERAIVGKQQTIINAILTLLCDGHLLIEDVPGVGKTTLAKAIAKTIGGEFKRIQFTPDLLPSDITGSSIYNQKESTFHFRKGPLFANVVLVDEINRATPKTQSALLEAMEEYQITSDGETRQLVRPFFVIATQNNIETTGTYPLPEAQLDRFFATVSLGYPSKSAEQEILTTQRVANPIDDIKMVVGLSDMIDAQRAVREVFVHDSIKEYCVEIVRATRESSQLMLGASPRGSLYLMHAGQARAALDGSDFVRPDDIKSVAHMVLNHRLILRGEVRARGTERKEVVQHILETVPAPVPTS; the protein is encoded by the coding sequence ATGGTCGCTGAAATCGAGCGGGCCATCGTCGGGAAACAACAGACGATTATCAACGCCATCTTGACGCTGTTGTGCGACGGGCATCTGCTAATCGAGGACGTTCCAGGGGTCGGCAAGACGACCTTGGCGAAAGCGATCGCCAAGACGATCGGCGGCGAGTTCAAGCGAATCCAGTTCACTCCCGATCTTCTGCCGAGCGACATCACGGGCTCCTCGATCTACAATCAGAAGGAAAGTACGTTTCACTTCCGAAAAGGGCCGCTCTTTGCGAACGTCGTCCTGGTAGACGAAATAAACCGAGCGACGCCGAAGACCCAATCCGCTCTTCTCGAGGCGATGGAGGAGTACCAGATCACAAGCGATGGCGAGACGCGACAACTGGTAAGGCCGTTCTTCGTTATCGCTACGCAGAACAACATCGAGACGACGGGCACGTACCCTCTTCCCGAGGCGCAGCTGGACCGCTTTTTCGCCACCGTCTCCCTCGGCTATCCGTCCAAGAGCGCCGAGCAAGAAATCCTGACGACGCAGCGCGTCGCAAACCCGATCGACGATATCAAAATGGTTGTCGGGCTCAGTGACATGATCGACGCCCAGCGCGCGGTGCGCGAAGTCTTCGTCCACGACAGCATCAAAGAGTACTGTGTCGAGATCGTGCGAGCGACTCGTGAAAGCAGCCAGCTAATGCTCGGAGCGTCACCGCGCGGCTCGCTGTATCTCATGCATGCCGGCCAAGCGCGCGCGGCGTTGGACGGCAGCGATTTCGTCAGGCCAGACGACATCAAATCCGTCGCCCATATGGTGCTGAACCACCGCTTGATCTTGCGCGGCGAGGTTCGTGCCAGAGGCACCGAAAGAAAGGAGGTCGTTCAGCATATTCTCGAAACGGTGCCAGCACCCGTGCCAACTTCGTAG
- a CDS encoding 2-oxo acid dehydrogenase subunit E2, with amino-acid sequence MTEVIMPKMGDGMEEGTLLEWLKKDGDEVKSGDVIGNIQTDKATLELESPGKGTITGFLIKEGDTVPVGQPIAAILKKDEKLPADWGRGNGKAAEPAKQKPGATAKKEPAAVAKPAKAFAELGRVKASPLAKKLANEAGVDLAKVIGSGPGGRIVAEDVRSAISTGPKVPSFQPALATGEDKLVPLNAHRRIIAERTLASKQNVPHFYVTVVVDVERISALRQFYKEEESGKVSVNDFVIKACAMALVEMPEVNATYQGDHVLQFGAVHVGVAAAVDEGLLVPVIKNAHMMTLRQIGEATRVLVAKARDGKLLPDEMQGSTFSISNMGMLNVDDFTAIINAPNAAIVAISTAKRKVMPVSDEEVEIRMMMNITGSFDHRVVDGAIGARFMNVVRDYLQNPTRLLN; translated from the coding sequence ATGACCGAAGTGATCATGCCCAAAATGGGCGACGGGATGGAAGAAGGCACTCTGCTCGAGTGGCTTAAGAAGGACGGCGACGAGGTCAAGTCCGGCGACGTCATTGGCAACATCCAGACCGACAAGGCCACGCTCGAGCTCGAGTCGCCCGGTAAGGGCACGATTACGGGATTCCTGATCAAAGAGGGCGACACCGTCCCCGTCGGTCAGCCGATCGCCGCGATCCTGAAGAAAGACGAGAAGCTTCCGGCGGACTGGGGCAGAGGAAACGGCAAAGCCGCTGAGCCCGCCAAGCAGAAACCAGGGGCGACCGCGAAGAAGGAGCCGGCAGCAGTTGCGAAGCCCGCGAAAGCGTTCGCGGAGTTAGGTCGCGTCAAAGCCAGCCCGCTGGCCAAAAAGCTCGCGAACGAGGCGGGCGTCGACCTCGCCAAAGTGATCGGCTCGGGACCCGGCGGACGCATCGTCGCCGAAGACGTGAGGTCGGCGATCTCTACCGGCCCGAAAGTGCCGAGCTTCCAGCCCGCGCTTGCGACGGGCGAGGACAAGTTGGTCCCGCTCAACGCGCACCGCCGGATCATCGCCGAGCGCACCTTGGCGAGCAAGCAAAACGTGCCGCACTTTTACGTTACTGTAGTGGTCGACGTCGAGAGGATCAGCGCGCTCAGGCAGTTCTACAAAGAGGAGGAGAGCGGCAAGGTCTCCGTCAACGACTTCGTCATCAAGGCCTGCGCGATGGCTCTGGTGGAGATGCCCGAGGTCAACGCGACTTACCAGGGCGACCACGTCCTACAGTTCGGCGCGGTTCACGTAGGCGTCGCGGCGGCGGTGGACGAAGGACTGCTCGTGCCGGTCATCAAGAACGCCCACATGATGACCTTGCGCCAGATCGGCGAGGCCACCCGCGTTTTGGTCGCGAAAGCGAGGGACGGCAAGCTCCTTCCCGACGAGATGCAGGGCAGCACGTTCAGCATCAGCAACATGGGCATGCTGAACGTCGACGACTTCACAGCGATCATCAACGCGCCCAACGCCGCTATCGTCGCGATCAGCACAGCGAAGAGAAAGGTCATGCCAGTCAGCGACGAAGAGGTCGAGATTCGCATGATGATGAACATCACCGGCTCGTTCGACCACCGAGTCGTGGACGGCGCCATCGGCGCGCGATTCATGAACGTCGTGCGCGATTACCTGCAAAACCCCACGCGCCTGCTGAACTAG
- a CDS encoding ROK family protein produces the protein MPADCVIGVDLGGTNVRAVAVDSAGNTVGERVTLPSCAEGGASATLEAVAEAVEQARAGLSPVAVGLAIPGHCNDRDGIVHWSPNFGIRVDGRLDYWKDVDVRGPLSSAIALPIHMANDANAAAVGEYRFGSGKGTANCLVMLTLGTGIGGGVVLGPASVGGKTDGPFLLLGGNKGGVELGHTAVSTDWETLETLTVEKLCQRDAIIKRATSLLEGWRLTGGGTIPLIAELIDQAKLTPKNVTEAADEGDLLAIEVWRETGRYLGTAIGSLINVFAPDVFAIGGQIAKAGKWLIAPAVEQAEKVAIPSLFKDCKITSAEKIDDAGLLGAAAVAWEAQK, from the coding sequence GTGCCAGCGGATTGCGTGATCGGTGTCGACCTCGGCGGGACGAACGTGCGCGCCGTCGCAGTCGATTCTGCGGGCAACACGGTCGGTGAGCGCGTCACGCTCCCTTCGTGCGCCGAAGGGGGCGCCTCAGCGACGCTCGAGGCGGTCGCCGAGGCGGTCGAACAAGCGCGTGCTGGTTTATCCCCGGTCGCCGTCGGCCTAGCGATCCCTGGCCACTGCAACGACCGCGACGGGATCGTCCACTGGTCGCCGAACTTCGGTATACGTGTGGACGGTCGCCTCGACTACTGGAAGGACGTCGATGTGCGCGGGCCGCTCTCCTCTGCTATCGCTCTTCCCATTCACATGGCGAACGACGCCAACGCGGCAGCTGTCGGTGAGTACCGGTTCGGATCGGGCAAAGGCACTGCAAACTGTCTCGTCATGCTCACTCTCGGTACTGGGATCGGCGGCGGCGTCGTGCTCGGTCCGGCGAGCGTCGGCGGCAAGACCGATGGCCCGTTCCTCTTGCTCGGCGGCAACAAGGGCGGCGTAGAGCTTGGCCACACGGCGGTCAGCACGGATTGGGAGACGCTCGAGACGCTGACGGTTGAGAAGCTCTGCCAGCGCGACGCGATCATCAAGCGAGCCACGTCGCTGCTAGAAGGCTGGCGGCTCACAGGGGGCGGCACCATACCGTTGATTGCCGAGCTGATCGACCAAGCGAAACTGACTCCAAAAAACGTCACCGAGGCAGCCGACGAGGGCGACCTGCTCGCGATCGAAGTGTGGCGGGAGACGGGTCGCTATCTGGGCACAGCGATCGGGAGCCTGATCAACGTCTTCGCGCCCGATGTATTCGCCATCGGCGGCCAGATCGCCAAGGCGGGGAAGTGGCTGATAGCCCCGGCGGTCGAACAGGCCGAGAAGGTCGCGATCCCGTCGCTGTTCAAGGACTGCAAGATCACCTCGGCCGAAAAGATCGACGACGCAGGCCTCCTCGGTGCCGCCGCAGTCGCTTGGGAGGCGCAGAAATGA